In the Flavobacterium sp. J372 genome, one interval contains:
- a CDS encoding M42 family metallopeptidase translates to MSSKSILNDASLAFLEQYLNNPSPTGHEAAGQKIWMDYLRPYVDTFITDTYGTAVGVINPDAPYKVVIEGHSDEISWYVNYITENGLIYVIRNGGSDHMIAPSKRVNIHTKNGIVKGVFGWPAIHTRNRGKEEPAKIETIFIDCGCSTKEEVEKLGVHVGCVITYPDDFMIMNGNKFVCRAIDNRIGGFMIAEVARLLKVNKKKLPFGLYITNSVQEEVGLRGAEMITKTIRPNVAIVTDVCHDSTTPMIDKRIEGETQIGKGPVVTYAPAVQNNLRELILDTAEKNSIPFQRLASSRVTGTDTDAFAYSNGGVASALISLPLRYMHTTVEMVHRHDVENVIRLIYETLLNMKDGDTFTYFE, encoded by the coding sequence ATGTCATCAAAATCTATACTTAATGATGCTTCACTGGCATTTTTAGAGCAATATCTTAATAACCCGTCTCCTACCGGGCATGAGGCCGCCGGCCAGAAAATATGGATGGATTACCTGCGCCCGTATGTTGATACTTTCATAACCGATACTTACGGTACAGCTGTTGGGGTTATAAACCCCGATGCGCCTTACAAAGTGGTGATTGAAGGCCATAGTGATGAAATATCATGGTACGTAAATTATATTACTGAAAACGGACTTATATACGTTATACGCAACGGTGGCTCAGACCATATGATTGCACCGTCAAAGCGTGTCAATATCCATACCAAAAACGGAATTGTAAAAGGTGTATTCGGCTGGCCTGCAATACATACCCGCAATCGCGGCAAAGAAGAGCCTGCTAAAATTGAAACTATTTTTATTGATTGTGGCTGTTCTACTAAAGAAGAGGTTGAAAAGCTTGGCGTACATGTGGGCTGCGTTATCACGTACCCGGATGACTTCATGATAATGAACGGCAACAAATTTGTGTGCCGCGCTATTGACAACCGTATTGGCGGCTTTATGATTGCCGAGGTAGCAAGGCTGCTAAAAGTAAATAAAAAGAAACTTCCGTTTGGGCTTTATATAACTAACTCGGTACAGGAAGAGGTTGGCCTTCGCGGGGCGGAGATGATCACGAAAACCATCCGCCCGAATGTAGCTATTGTGACCGATGTGTGCCATGACAGCACTACACCCATGATTGACAAGCGTATTGAAGGTGAAACGCAAATTGGCAAAGGCCCGGTTGTAACTTATGCACCGGCCGTGCAAAATAACCTGCGCGAACTCATACTTGATACTGCCGAGAAGAACAGCATACCCTTCCAAAGGCTGGCATCGTCAAGGGTTACAGGTACTGATACCGATGCTTTTGCTTACAGCAATGGCGGTGTGGCTTCTGCGCTTATTTCATTGCCGCTGCGCTATATGCATACTACAGTAGAGATGGTTCACCGGCATGATGTGGAGAATGTAATACGCCTCATCTACGAGACATTACTGAATATGAAGGATGGAGATACATTCACATATTTCGAATAA